Genomic window ([Eubacterium] hominis):
ACATAATCCGTAGAATATGTATCTTCTGTACCTATGGAATTTAAGAGGTCGTCCATAATTTCGGCGAATGGCATTTCTTTTTTCTCTGAACGACGTATCGCTCGATAGAAGTCAATCGCTCTATGACGTATAACTGTTTTAATAGCACAATCGAATTGATGACAGGTTTTTTCTTGTAGTTCTGACGGTTTCATTTTCCTCACCTCCTTTCGCTAGTCGAAAAGAGGTGTCTGCCCCTTTTCATATATACCGCGTTGAAAGTGGGGGACAGCGTAACCAAAATCGAAAAAACTTTAAAAAATTTTTTTCTGGCATGAAAAAAGCCCGCACAAAACATATAGTCTGTACGAGCTTTTAAAACTGTGCTATATTCAGTTGTTATAAAAATGCCGTTAGGTTCAAACTGATTGCGTCGAGGTATATCTAAAATATTCCATAATGACAACTCCTTTACGGCACTATTCTAATTTAATCAGACAGAAAAGAAATTGCACCGTTTTTAATTTCTAAGATTTCGTCGGCTTCTTCTGCCAAATGCTTACTGTGTGTAACCACAACAACACATTTTCCTAATTCATGTGCAGTCTTTTTCAGCAAAGCAATGATTTCATCAGCGGTAGTTTCGTCAAGATTTCCCGTCGGTTCGTCTGCCAAAAGTACATGAGCGTCGCTGGCTAATGCTCTTGCAATCGCTACACGCTGTTGCTGTCCGCCAGATAGTTGCAATACATTTCTCTGCCAGTATTCTTTTCCAATGCCGACTTCTTCCAATAATTTTTCAGCATTTCCACTACCACCTAATTTGACATTTTCAACCGTTGTCAAATAATCAATCAGATTATAATTTTGAAATACCAATGAGATATTATGCTTTCTGTGGTAATTCAGCCCTTTTTTTGTAATGTCCTCGCCATTGCAAAGGACAGTCCCTTTTACCGCTGTGTCTAAGCCTGCTAACAACGATAAGAGTGTTGTTTTTCCTGCACCACTCGGACCGACAATAGTATAAAAAATACCCTCCTCGAAAGTAGCAGATACATTATTCAAAATGGTTTTATCTTTTTTTGTTTTGTAAGCATAGCTTACATTCTTTACTTCTAACATTTTCGTCGTCCTCCTAACTCATTTCCGATAAAATATCTTTCGGGTTTCTCTTTAGTATTACAATTCCAGATACCAGAACAGAAGCCGTTATCAACACAAGAACACTTGCTCCGTCCAACAGATACATTTCTGGCGTAACCTCTACGCTGATATTCTGCACGTCCTGCTTTGGTGCAACATATTCTGTGGATACTTTTCCCTCGTTATTTTTTTCTTCTTCCTGCATTTGCTGAACCTGCTGTGATACCAGATAATTTGCAGTTACTTTGGAAACGGCAGGAGCGACAGCAAAGGATAGCATAAGGGAAAGAACAGCAATCATAATCGCTTCACTCCAAATCTGCCCGATAATTCTGAATTTCGGAACACCGAGAGATAAGAAAATGCCGACTTCCTGCACTCGATTTTTCAGCCAGAACAGAAATACTAAAACAAGGATAACAAAACTTGCAACAGAGATTACCAATATCATCATTTCGCTTACTTTTGCTAAATCATTGAAGTTTGAGGACATGGTTTCGGAATTTCCGTTATTGTCAATCAAATCATATTGCTCCCAGTTGATGTCTACTTTTTGCAGATTTTCTTTTACTTCGTCGTAAGCTTCCACATCTTCTACTTTGAAATAGGCTCTTTCATATAATGGACTTGTTTCACCCTCTGCCTTTTCTGGAAATCTCAAATCTGTAAATATTACATTTTCCGAACGGTAAGTATCTCCCTGCATAAGTGGGGACATCTTTTGATCCACTTGATAAATTCCAACAATCTCAGCTTCTGATACCTTTGAATTTTCAGTATCGTGGTAATCATTAAAAGAAATCTTATCGCCGATTTTCAGATTATTTTGATTTGCAAGTTCCTCTGAAATGACACACATATCTTTATCCTCTGGGGTTATCATTCGCCCCTCTTTGATATGCAGGTTTCCAGATAAAACATTTCTGTCAAGTTTCATATCTTTGTTTCCAATTAAGCTTACACCTCCCTCATCTACACTTTGGTCTACATCTTTATCTTCAATTCTTTTGAAATTTACAGGGTTTACAGGAGTTGTTGCTGTTGTAATATTGTAATCAGCAATTCCTTTTGTTTTTGCCAGTTTCTCAATGTCTTTTATATCTAAGCTTTCAAATTCATTTGTTGTCCAGCCTGACCAAGTCTCCACACCATTGATAATCTCTTTTTCCTGATGGTAGCCACCAAAACTACCTTCCTTATCATTACCAATCTTTTCTGAGTATTCACGAACTCGTTTTGTTCGGTACTCTGCATTTCTTTCTAAAAGAAAGCCTGCACCTATGGCTTGTCTGGTTTTGTCCTGCACCTCAATACTGGCATTTTTGCTCGCCACACCTGCAAGAAGCAGGGTACTGATTGCAAAAACAATCAACAATAAGAGAATACTTTTTATGGGCTTTCTGAACACAGAACGCCTTGCCAATCCAAAAAAATTCATGTACTATCCCTCCATTTTCGCTAATATATCTTTTGGGTTTGCTCGTAATATCGGAAGAATGGAACAGCACAATGCCACCAGAATAACTGCACCACCTAAAAGGAACAACATTCCAATATCTTGTATCTGCAACACCACTTTCAGATTTTCTGTTACTGTTTCTGAACCAGTAATGACATTTTGCAAAACGCCCGAGAACAATTTACCAATGGCTGTTGCTCCTAAAACCGAAAGTGTAAATACACTGCCTGCTTCTAATAAAGTTTGCAGGAAAATTTCACTTTTTGTCTTGCCGAGGCTCATAAAGATTGCCACCTCTTTTTGCCTTGTCCGCATCCACATACATAACAGCAGGGAAACAACAACAGTACCAGTTACCAATGTAAGTACCAGCATAAGATTTGCCACCTTACTGATTTGCTCTAATGGAGCAGACATCTGTTGATAAAGGGTATCGGAAGTGCTAAGTTCTACATCATTTCCGAATATTTTTTGCAAGCTGGTTTCCAGCACATCTAATTTTTCTGGTCTTTTTGAATAAACGCAGAGTTTTTCAAATTCAGCTTCTTTGAACAATTCTTTATAAGTGCTGTTGTCAATAAAGACTTGATTTTCTATTCGATTGACTGCGGTAGTTTCTGTTGGCTGGTCTTTTTCCACATTTCCTGCGGACATGAAAATTCCAATAATTTGAACAGATACTTTTGTTCCGTTTTCTGTACTTAATTCAATCGTATCTCCAACTTTTAGCTCATTTTGATTTGCAAGGTTCGCATTGATAACAGCACCTTTTTTCTCATGTTTGATATAATCGCCAGAAGATAAGCGGTACTGCATTTCTGAAAAAGGGCTGTCCTTTTCCAAATCATCATAGGAGAGCAACGCTATTTTCAAATTTTCCTCATTCGTAGAAGTATTGAGCGTAACGGGAGCAAAACTAGCTGGAAATACATCTTGCCTGCCGATACGGTTGATAGCTGAAACATCTTCCAGCGTTTCAATCTTGTTTACTTCATTCTCTGTTATCTTGCTGTCCTTACTTGTAATTTCAGCTACAATCTTAGAATTTGTCTTTTCCTGCATGGCTTGTTTGGACTCATTTGTAGTCCTTAAAATCATGCTTGTACCTAAAATCATACTGTTTACAAGTATCAAAACAATCAACAAAAGAATGGTTTTTCCTTTTTTTCGCTGTAAATAGCGAAAACCAAGTTGATAAAACTTCATACTTCACACCTCTATTCCCAACGGGCTATGACAACCTTTGTTGCATTGAAATGAAGTGTGTCTGCAAATTCTCCATAAAGATATACTTCAGATTGTTTTTTTACATCGGATATAGAACCCGTTGTTACATTTGTAACACCAGACTGTGCATTTACTGTGGCAATGACAAATTCACAATCTGGGTTATAGGTTACAGAAACAGCATTGTCTTTATTTTCCATTCCCGGTGCTTCTATTTTTATCCCAGCTCCACCCTCAATATCTTTTGCTTGATTTACCAAGCAACCATTGTCTGTAAATTCCAAAACACTTCCTCTCAAATTAGCAGACTCTAATATGTCGTTTCCTTTATTTTCTGAAGAACCATTTGTATTTTCTTCATTCGTATTAGAATTGACAATAGGATTAGACGTATCTGGCTTCTCATTTGGACTTGCACCACACCCCGTCAATGCACAGATACATAATCCAACTGCTATGAATTTACTGATGTTTGTTTTTTTCATTTTTGTATTCCACCTTTCTTGTTCGATATGCCCCTATTGTAAAAGCAAACCATTCTAAAAATCCTGTAAAAAAGTAAGAAAATCATCATCATTTTTTAGAGGATTTTTACAGACTTTTCTGTTATACTGTCTATAATTTATATAGAAAAGGATTGATACATTATGAAAATACTTCTTCTGGAAGATGATTTAGAGTTATGTAAAAATATAAAAATTTCTCTGGAAAAAGAAAACTATATGGTTGATTGTTGCAATGACGGGGAAACTGCTATGCTGTATGCCTTAAATACAGACTATGCTTATGACCTCGCCATTGTAGACCGTATGTTACCGATTATTGACGGTTTGACAATCATAAAATCTATGCGTAAAAAAGGAATTTCTATTCCTATCCTTATCATTACTGCCATGAGTACCCTTGACAATCGGGTTGAGGGTTTAGACGGCGGTGCTGATGATTATTTAGTAAAACCATTTCATATCAAAGAATTGCTTGCAAGAGTTCGGGCATTAACAAGACGCCCTGCCAATATCCAGTTATCTTCCAAATTAGAATATGGAGATTTAACTTTCGATAAAGACAGCCGAACCTTATCTACACCCGTCAATTCTCTTTTATTAACTTCAAAAGAAACCGAGTTGACTTTTGTATTTATGCAGAACCCAGAAACACTATTTTCCCGTGAACAGCTAATCCTTAAAATCTGGGGCAGTTCTTCCGAGGTAGAAACTGGCAATGTAGACAGTTACATTTCTTTTCTGCGAAAACGCCTAAAAGAATTAAAAAGTTCCTGTAAAATAACAACGGTCTACGGTGCAGGGTACAAACTGGAGAAAGAAACATGTTAAATAACTTATACCGAAAACTTCATATTCTGTTTGCAAGTTCTGTTATGCTGATTATTACCCTTGTGATTTCCTTTGTCGTTGCGAACACAGTTCATACAGAGAAAATCAACGAAAGCACCTTATTTCAGAGATTGACAACCTTGCTGATTTATCAAGTGGAAAGTGCTTCTTCGGATATGGACAAAGCACTCAAAACCTACGAAGAGAGTTATCATATTTTTTCTTTAATTACTGATACAAGGGGGAATACCATTTATCAGAGTGATTTCCCATTTCCAACTTCTGCGGACAATCTGTTGCATGATGTAGAAAAGCAGATTTCTACACAACCATTATCACAAATAGAAAACAGCACAACTTCACAAGGCGGTTTTCTGGAAATAAGAGGAACACATCACGATACTTATTTTGTTATTCCTGCTACAATTAGGACAGCAAATGATACCGTGTATCATGCAACCTTTCTTTATCAGACAGCCAGTTTGACGGATATTTTACAAAAAACATTGCCTATATATCTTCTTATCTGGTTTTTGGCTTGTATCGTTGTTATCGTGCTGACCCGTTATCTGCTGAAAAAGTCGTTTGCTCCAACGGAACGAATACTGCAAAGCCAAAAAGATTTTGTTGCAACAGCGTCCCATGAATTAAAATCTCCACTTGCTGTTATGATTTCCAACACGGATATGCTTCTTGATAATGTTTCCTTAAACGAGCAGGCAAAGCAAGCCGTACAGACCATAGATTTTGAATGTATGCGGTTATCCCGTTTAGTCAAAGATATGTTGCTTTTGGCTTCTTCCGACGCTAAAACATGGACATTGCATAAAAGCACAATCAATGTAGATACCTTGCTCATTACGTTATATGAAACCTACGAACCCGTCTGCATGAAGCAGAATTTAGAACTAAAACTGCATTTATCCGAGGAAAGTTATCCTGCTATGTTTACCGACAAAGACCGATTATTTCAAATCTTGTGTGTCTTTATGGATAATGCCATTCAACATTCCAAGAATAATTCTTTAATAGAGATAGAAGTAATCGCCACCGAAAAAAATATTGCTTTTTCTGTGGTAGACCACGGGCAAGGCATTTCTGATGAAGATAAGCAGTATATCTTTGACCGATTTTATAGTGGCGACAAGTCCCATACGAACAAATCGAATTTTGGACTGGGACTAAGTATCGCCAAAGAATTAACTCAAATGCTGAACGGTATTATCATTATCAATGATACTGCTGGTGGAGGTGCTACTTTTACTGTTAAATTTCCTCTGAAATAGATTAAGGCTTGCAGATCATACACTATGTATGGAGCAAGCCTTTTTTCAAATCTTTGTCTTTTTGGTAATCTTGTAAATATATTCTTCTGGGGTAGGGCGTTTATTACCAAAATATTTTTTGAAATTTGCCTACACTTCTGGGGCGGTGCTATTCATAGCTTCATCAATCGTCGCTTCAATATCTGCCCGAACATCAGCCAATGATACACCGCCAGCTTTTGCACCAGCTTTCAACGCTTTTTTTATATCTCGCTTTTTTAGTCCTATCATAATAACCTTTCTTATCATAATTGCAAATTTATAAATTCATTAGTATTAAAACTGAAATTCAAATACATTACTAAAATCATTGTTCAAGACATAATAAACTTTATTTTTTTCTGTAGAATATACAAATGAAACCCTAGTTGCCCACAAGTCTTTTTGAGAAACAGATTTTAATACTTTAAATGCGTCATTTACTGAAAAATCTTTATCATATCCTGCCAATAACTCTTTAGCCACTTCGTATCTTGTATCCCCAGAAACAATGTACGGCTTTGTTATATCTGGTTTTAGAATAGAATAATTTGTAATAAGTGAAAAATTTTCTTGTTCATATCTATACCCAATTCCAGGTTCAATAATTAAAACTCGTCCTTTTTTATCAGAAAGCATAGCTTGCATAGTAGCATCTGGTGCATAAATAATTTTTTTCTTTTTAACAATGTCCAAGGCTTTATCAAAAGAAATCTCTGCCTTAATGAATTTTTCTGTTAATTCAGATATTGTAATACAATCCTCGCTTTCTATATACCTTGCATTTTCATTACCATGAACATAAAGAAGTGTTCCTACATTACCATTTTTATTTATCCCATGAAATGAATGATACAGACCGTCAGGCATTTTAATACCAATATAAAATCTATTTTCTTCGGTAATTACAGTATGATCCCATACAGAAAGGTCAATATCAAAATTAAAACCAACAATTTTATCTATACCATTGTAAACAAATCTTGTACACATATAATCACTCCTCAAAATACTATTTCAAATAGTCATTTAACTAATCTAATTAGTATTTTAAAATGTTTTTAAACTCAAACATATTATATTCGCACGTTTCGATTGAATAGCCTGAACTAAAGTAGGCTAAAGAGAGGGTAAACATAACGCTATTGCGCCCTACTAAACCCTTTTCTCCTGAAAATTTCGTTTCGTGCAATAAGAGATTAAACCAGGGTTCATCTACTTGTTTTTTGCCTTCTGTACCGCTTAAAACCGTTAGACTTGAACGAGTAAAGCCCTTATTATCTGTTTGTTTGAAAGACCAATCTTGCCATTCTTTGAAAGAATAACGGTAATTGGGATCAAAAAATTCTACATTGTCCGTTCTTGGTATACGAGCAATCCCAAAATGATTGCACGTTAGATCAACTGGCAAAGACTTTCCAAAATATTCTCGGATATTTTGCGAGATTATTTTGGCTGCTTTGACAGATTTAAATTCTGATTTTGAAGTCACATAGACTGGCGTTTCTAAAACAAAATATGCTTGATAACCTTTATCAGATTTGATAATTAACGTAGGCATAAAACCTAAATCAATAGCTGTTGTTAAAATATCGCTTGCTGAAATAGTTTCTTTTTCCGTGTGAATATCAAAATCAATAAAGAAGGTATTGATTTGTCTTAAATTGTTTTCAGAATGTCCTTTAGTGTATGAACGGTTTTCGTCTGCATACGTACCATAACGATAAACGTTTGGTGTCCAATGCGTAAATGTATCTTGATTTTCGTGAATCGCTTCTTCGGAAGTCAGAACAACGCCACGTCCGCCAATCATGCTTTTTTTTGAGCGATACGCAAAAATAGCCCCTTTACTTTTACCTGGCTTGGTAGTGATTGAGCGAATTTTACTATTTTTAAATTTGTACTTTAACAAGCCGTCATGAAGCACAGTTTCTACAACAAAAGGGATATTCATTCAGCTGTTCTCCTTTCTTACGAAAATTAATTAGTTAGAAGCTACGATCAAAGTTGAATCACAACAAAAAAGGCAATCAACTAAGTTTTTCTTAATTGATTGCCTGGTATCTTCTTAAAGACTTGAAATCCCCTCAAAAACCCGATATAATGGGTTTACAGATATTTAAGTATCTGATTAATAAAGTAATTAAATACTTTACCAAATTTTGGGTCTCGACTTCTTTAATTGATTGGTGGTAATCAATTAAGGCTCGCAGTTAAAGTTTCTCAGGCTTTAACTGGTCGTGGCTCTTTTTTTGTATTCTTTATTCAGTTCGTTGTTTCGTTATATCTAGTATATCGCTTTTTAAAAAAATAAGCAATGATTTCGTGCATTATTCACACGAAATCATTGCTTTTTTCTTCTTCCATTTCTAACTCCAATGTTACTTGTTCTGTTTCTGGTTCTGGTTCTGTTGGCTCATTTGGGATTAAATCCACTACTAGCGTTGAGTTAGTTAACTTTGCAATTTGTTCTAGTGTTTTTATGGTTGGATCTGATTTTCCTGATTCTATTCGTGAATAATTTGATCTACTCATTTCTAATTCTTGGGAGAATTTTTCTTTTGATTTGGTACCTCTCATCTTTTTTAAGCTTTCTCTAAATGCTAGTTCCAAGTTTCTCCCCCCTCTTTTTGTGTCATAAAATTCACGCTTTATTTAAATTATAGCTTTTAATATCTTAATAAACAAGTGATTAATCACTTGTGATTTGTGATAAGTGATTTGTGATTAATATATAAAAGCCCTCTTTAAAGGGCTTTTATGTTTATTTTGAAAAAGAGATAAAATCAATATATCCCTTTTCCCCAATTTTTACAACGGCATTGTAGGGCTTTTTCTCTTTGTTTTTGATTCCTTTTACCAGGGTTTCTTTTCCCTCCAGTAATTCTTTTACATTCGTTTTGGTTAGTTTTTTCTTTCTAAAATGTTCAGCTAAAGTAAACTTACATTCAGGATAATTTGAACAACCATAAAACGATTTTTTTAATACAATATTGTTGCCACACTTAGGACATTTTCCTACAAGGGGTCCCGAGCGCTTAGTGGGAATTTGTACCCCTTATCGATACAAATTCCCCGTAGGCGCTAGGGACCTCTTTAGCTTCTTGGAAGCTGTCAGTAGTATATCTAATAATTTATCTCCATTCCCTTTAGTAACGTGTAACTTTCCAAATTTAAAAAAGCGACTCATAGAATTATTTCCTCCCGTTAAATAATAGATAACTATTAAAAATAGACAATACTTGCTCATAAGTAACGGTACTTAAATTGTTTACTTTGGCGTGTTTCATTGCTTGATGAAACTGATTTTTAGTAAACAGTTGACGATATTCTCGATTGACCCATTTTGAAACAAAGTACGTATATAGCTTCCAATATTTATCTGGAACATCTGTGGTATGGCGGGTAAGTTTTATTAAGACACTGTTTACTTTTGGTTTAGGATGAAAGCATTCCGCTGGCAGCTTAAGCAATTGCTGAATCGAGACTTGAGTGTGCAAGAGCAACCCTAGTGTTCGGTGAATATCCAAGGTACGCTTGTAGAATCCTTCTTCAACAATCAGATAGATGTCAGACGCATGGCTTTCAAAAACCACTTTTTTAATAATTTGTGTGCTTAAATGGTAAGGAATACTCCCAACAATTTTATACCTCTGTTTGTTAGGGAATTGAAACTGTAGAATATCTTGGTGAATTAAAGTGACACGAATGTTCAGTTTTAATTTTTCTGACGATAAGTTGAATAGATGACTGTCTAATTCAATAGACGTTACCTGTTTACTTATTTTAGCCAGTTTCGTCGTTAAATGCCCTTTACCTGTTCCAATTTCGTAAACGGTATCGGTTTCTTTTAAATTCAATTGTTTTATTATTTGGTTGAGTACTTTTTCACTCGTTAAAAAGTTTTGAGAATATTTTATATTTTTGTTCATGTAATCACTCCTGAAGTGATTACATCTGTAAATAAATACAGAAGTTAAACGATTTGTTTGTAATTTTAGTTATCTGTTTAAAAAGTCATAAGATTAGTCACTGGTAGGAATTAATCTAACGTATTTATTTATCTGCGTAATCACTGTTTTTAGTCTGTTTCAAAACAGTAGATGTTTTATCTACATTACGCATTTGGAATACCAACATGACGAATCCCTCCTTCTTAATTACAAATTTTTAGCATCTAATTTAACTTCAATTCCTATTATGCACAAAATTTTAAGAAAGTCAATAAATAATCATAATTTTCTAATTGTGTTATTGACTACACTAATTCAATTAGCTAGAATTGTGTTTGTATGATATTTTGAATGAGGTGCATAACTATGAAAACCACTAAAGAAGCAGTAATAAAAGCAACATCAGACTTAGCAGATGAAAAAGGATTAAATAACGTTTCGTTAAAAGCTGTTGCTCAAAAATTAAACATTCGTACACCATCTTTATATAATCACATAGAAAGTTTAGATAATCTTCTTTTAGAAGTTGCTCATAATGGTATGCGTGACATGAATGAAAGAATGATGAAAATTGCCGTTGGAAAAATAGGGAAAGAAGCAATTAAGTTAGTTTCTATCGAATACCTAAACTATATGATTGAACACCCCGGAGTTTATGAAACAATTCAATGGGCTGTGTGGCACGGAACAGAGGAAACAGCAACCATTTTTAACAACTATCTTTCATTATTAACTACTCTTATCCAATCGTGCAGTCTTAACAAAGACAAAACACTTGAAATATTAAATATGCTTACTGGAATAATTCACGGTTATACAACTTTGCAATTAGGAAACGCTTTTTCTGCCTCAGATAAAGTTAGATTTGAATTAGCTGAAGCGATAGATACTTTATTAGTCGGGATTTTCCAGAAGTATAAATAATATATTTAGGCTTGCAAATCAATACAGAACTGCAAGCCTTTTTCTTTTATCCTACAATCTTCCAGTTGCTATCCTTATGTAGCACAAGCTCATACTGTGATACTTGTGTCGCCTTTGTCTGATTATCAAGGAATTTTACAGCTACTTTAACTTTCACATTATCCCCGTCCTTTGTAAAGATAGGGTTTACCAGTTCAGAATAAAGGTAGTCCCTGCCGATAGGCTCAATCACATTTCCAGATACATAGTAAGCAAGCTCTTTTTCTGTGGCTGTTGGATAGAGCTTAAAGAATGTTTCCAGA
Coding sequences:
- a CDS encoding ABC transporter ATP-binding protein, with protein sequence MLEVKNVSYAYKTKKDKTILNNVSATFEEGIFYTIVGPSGAGKTTLLSLLAGLDTAVKGTVLCNGEDITKKGLNYHRKHNISLVFQNYNLIDYLTTVENVKLGGSGNAEKLLEEVGIGKEYWQRNVLQLSGGQQQRVAIARALASDAHVLLADEPTGNLDETTADEIIALLKKTAHELGKCVVVVTHSKHLAEEADEILEIKNGAISFLSD
- a CDS encoding ABC transporter permease produces the protein MNFFGLARRSVFRKPIKSILLLLIVFAISTLLLAGVASKNASIEVQDKTRQAIGAGFLLERNAEYRTKRVREYSEKIGNDKEGSFGGYHQEKEIINGVETWSGWTTNEFESLDIKDIEKLAKTKGIADYNITTATTPVNPVNFKRIEDKDVDQSVDEGGVSLIGNKDMKLDRNVLSGNLHIKEGRMITPEDKDMCVISEELANQNNLKIGDKISFNDYHDTENSKVSEAEIVGIYQVDQKMSPLMQGDTYRSENVIFTDLRFPEKAEGETSPLYERAYFKVEDVEAYDEVKENLQKVDINWEQYDLIDNNGNSETMSSNFNDLAKVSEMMILVISVASFVILVLVFLFWLKNRVQEVGIFLSLGVPKFRIIGQIWSEAIMIAVLSLMLSFAVAPAVSKVTANYLVSQQVQQMQEEEKNNEGKVSTEYVAPKQDVQNISVEVTPEMYLLDGASVLVLITASVLVSGIVILKRNPKDILSEMS
- a CDS encoding ABC transporter permease — its product is MKFYQLGFRYLQRKKGKTILLLIVLILVNSMILGTSMILRTTNESKQAMQEKTNSKIVAEITSKDSKITENEVNKIETLEDVSAINRIGRQDVFPASFAPVTLNTSTNEENLKIALLSYDDLEKDSPFSEMQYRLSSGDYIKHEKKGAVINANLANQNELKVGDTIELSTENGTKVSVQIIGIFMSAGNVEKDQPTETTAVNRIENQVFIDNSTYKELFKEAEFEKLCVYSKRPEKLDVLETSLQKIFGNDVELSTSDTLYQQMSAPLEQISKVANLMLVLTLVTGTVVVSLLLCMWMRTRQKEVAIFMSLGKTKSEIFLQTLLEAGSVFTLSVLGATAIGKLFSGVLQNVITGSETVTENLKVVLQIQDIGMLFLLGGAVILVALCCSILPILRANPKDILAKMEG
- a CDS encoding chitinase, which codes for MKKTNISKFIAVGLCICALTGCGASPNEKPDTSNPIVNSNTNEENTNGSSENKGNDILESANLRGSVLEFTDNGCLVNQAKDIEGGAGIKIEAPGMENKDNAVSVTYNPDCEFVIATVNAQSGVTNVTTGSISDVKKQSEVYLYGEFADTLHFNATKVVIARWE
- a CDS encoding response regulator transcription factor is translated as MKILLLEDDLELCKNIKISLEKENYMVDCCNDGETAMLYALNTDYAYDLAIVDRMLPIIDGLTIIKSMRKKGISIPILIITAMSTLDNRVEGLDGGADDYLVKPFHIKELLARVRALTRRPANIQLSSKLEYGDLTFDKDSRTLSTPVNSLLLTSKETELTFVFMQNPETLFSREQLILKIWGSSSEVETGNVDSYISFLRKRLKELKSSCKITTVYGAGYKLEKETC
- a CDS encoding HAMP domain-containing histidine kinase yields the protein MLNNLYRKLHILFASSVMLIITLVISFVVANTVHTEKINESTLFQRLTTLLIYQVESASSDMDKALKTYEESYHIFSLITDTRGNTIYQSDFPFPTSADNLLHDVEKQISTQPLSQIENSTTSQGGFLEIRGTHHDTYFVIPATIRTANDTVYHATFLYQTASLTDILQKTLPIYLLIWFLACIVVIVLTRYLLKKSFAPTERILQSQKDFVATASHELKSPLAVMISNTDMLLDNVSLNEQAKQAVQTIDFECMRLSRLVKDMLLLASSDAKTWTLHKSTINVDTLLITLYETYEPVCMKQNLELKLHLSEESYPAMFTDKDRLFQILCVFMDNAIQHSKNNSLIEIEVIATEKNIAFSVVDHGQGISDEDKQYIFDRFYSGDKSHTNKSNFGLGLSIAKELTQMLNGIIIINDTAGGGATFTVKFPLK
- a CDS encoding conjugal transfer protein, coding for MCTRFVYNGIDKIVGFNFDIDLSVWDHTVITEENRFYIGIKMPDGLYHSFHGINKNGNVGTLLYVHGNENARYIESEDCITISELTEKFIKAEISFDKALDIVKKKKIIYAPDATMQAMLSDKKGRVLIIEPGIGYRYEQENFSLITNYSILKPDITKPYIVSGDTRYEVAKELLAGYDKDFSVNDAFKVLKSVSQKDLWATRVSFVYSTEKNKVYYVLNNDFSNVFEFQF
- a CDS encoding helix-turn-helix transcriptional regulator: MELAFRESLKKMRGTKSKEKFSQELEMSRSNYSRIESGKSDPTIKTLEQIAKLTNSTLVVDLIPNEPTEPEPETEQVTLELEMEEEKSNDFV
- the erm(B) gene encoding 23S rRNA (adenine(2058)-N(6))-methyltransferase Erm(B); translated protein: MNKNIKYSQNFLTSEKVLNQIIKQLNLKETDTVYEIGTGKGHLTTKLAKISKQVTSIELDSHLFNLSSEKLKLNIRVTLIHQDILQFQFPNKQRYKIVGSIPYHLSTQIIKKVVFESHASDIYLIVEEGFYKRTLDIHRTLGLLLHTQVSIQQLLKLPAECFHPKPKVNSVLIKLTRHTTDVPDKYWKLYTYFVSKWVNREYRQLFTKNQFHQAMKHAKVNNLSTVTYEQVLSIFNSYLLFNGRK
- a CDS encoding 23S rRNA methyltransferase attenuation leader peptide, whose protein sequence is MLVFQMRNVDKTSTVLKQTKNSDYADK
- a CDS encoding TetR/AcrR family transcriptional regulator — its product is MKTTKEAVIKATSDLADEKGLNNVSLKAVAQKLNIRTPSLYNHIESLDNLLLEVAHNGMRDMNERMMKIAVGKIGKEAIKLVSIEYLNYMIEHPGVYETIQWAVWHGTEETATIFNNYLSLLTTLIQSCSLNKDKTLEILNMLTGIIHGYTTLQLGNAFSASDKVRFELAEAIDTLLVGIFQKYK